A segment of the Alkalidesulfovibrio alkalitolerans DSM 16529 genome:
CCTGGCCGGGTCGTGAGCGCGGGCGAGCTCCAGGCACAGTGCCAGGCTGGCCTCGTATTTTTCAGCCAAAGATGCGTCGAGCATGTCCGCCATGCATTTCCCTTGTCGTTTTTTCGAAAAATGAGGTATGGTTGGACCGAGAATCAACTTTACCCGGAGGCCTGTGCGCGTATGCACGAAACAATTCGCAACCTGATCCGCAACCACGACATCTGCGTCCTGGCCACTGCCTCGGACAACCAGCCGCACACCTCGCTCATGTCCTACCTCTCCTCGGAAGACGGCCGCACGTTGTACCTGCTGTCCTCGCGAAGCTCCAAGAAGTACGCCAATTGCCTGCGCAATCCAAGGGTTTCCGTGCTCATCGACACCCGGACCGAGAACGTGGACAACCGCGAGGCCGCATGCGCGCTGACCATCGAGGCCTCGTGCGTCTTCGACCTTCCGACTGCGGAACGCGCGCGGCTGAAGACGGATATGGCCCGCCGCCTGCCGCACCTGTCATCGCTGGCCGCGCACCCGGATTCGGACATCCTGACGCTTCGGGCGCGGACCTTCCTGCTCCTGGAGGGCGTGGAGCGGGCGCACTTCGAGGTGGCCTAGGAGGTTGTTGACAAACTCTGTTCTTTCAGGCCGTTCAAATAGCATCAGATGCAAGGCGCAAGAAAAGTCCAAGGCCGACGCGCATTGGCAGGCACGGCAACGGGAATGCAGCCGGGGCGGCGAACCGAGGAAAACGAAGCGCGAGATTTTTTCGCCCCGGACAAAAAAGACCCTTGACGAAGATCGAGGTGCTGCGTAAAGACTACCTCTCCGTTGCGCCCGTAGCTCAGCCGGATAGAGTACCGGACTACGAATCCGTTGGTCGCACGTTCGAATCGTGCCGGGCGCGCCAGATTTCTGAAGGTTCAGAGGGATAGATTCCTTCTGAACCTTCTTCTTTTTCAGGGTATTATCAGCTTTGAGTAAACACGGGGGCAGGTTCGGCCTACGCTCGGTCAGGCTATTGAAACCGACCGGCTTGCCCCCTTGTTTTCTCATCGAACACCCTCCGTTTTTCCTGCCTATCACGCCTGAATCATTGAGCTAACCAGCCACAGAGAGCCGGATTCCTCGGCAAAGGGGATTTGGCGGCGATGTCACACTATTTACACACCAATTTTTACTCATAAGGTGCTGGAATGGCGGTCCTTAATCACTGTTCTCACTGCAAAACCGACTACACTCTCAAGGCCCGCAAATGCCCAAAGTGCGGAAATAGCGGCGGGGCTGCTCAGGCATACCGGGTGGTGGTCAGAGGGATGGACGGCAAGCGTGTATCCAAAATCCTTGAAAGCCTGAGTCTCGCCCGGAAGCTCGAAACGTCTCTCAAGGCGAAGGTCATTGAGGGCCGTTACCTCGGACTCAAGGAAAGCCATTCGCTCGGAGACGTATGGGAACGCTACCTCGTATTCGCCAAGGGGCACAAAAAGTCCTGGGAGGGCGATCTTCAGATATGGCGTAAGCATCTCGCGCCGACCCTGGCCGGGAAGCTCATGGATGCCGTCACCCCTTTTGACCTTCACGCAATCCTGAACGCGATGCGAGAGAAAGGGTATGCTCCGGCAACGGTTCGGCACGTCCTGATCTTAACAAAGCGGCTTTTCAATTGGGCGAACGAGGTCAGCCTTTACGAAGGGATCAACCCTTCGTCCAAGATCAAGCTCCCCAAGCTGAACAACGAACGGACGGAATGCCTGACGCGAGAGGAAATCGCCCGGCTTTGGCAAGTGCTCGGAGCATGGCCTAATCCGAGGTTCGCCTTGCTGGTCAAGTTTGCCCTTCTGACGGGACTACGCCGGGGGGAAATTCTCAAGCTCAGGTGGCGCGATCTCGA
Coding sequences within it:
- a CDS encoding pyridoxamine 5'-phosphate oxidase family protein, with the translated sequence MHETIRNLIRNHDICVLATASDNQPHTSLMSYLSSEDGRTLYLLSSRSSKKYANCLRNPRVSVLIDTRTENVDNREAACALTIEASCVFDLPTAERARLKTDMARRLPHLSSLAAHPDSDILTLRARTFLLLEGVERAHFEVA
- a CDS encoding tyrosine-type recombinase/integrase: MAVLNHCSHCKTDYTLKARKCPKCGNSGGAAQAYRVVVRGMDGKRVSKILESLSLARKLETSLKAKVIEGRYLGLKESHSLGDVWERYLVFAKGHKKSWEGDLQIWRKHLAPTLAGKLMDAVTPFDLHAILNAMREKGYAPATVRHVLILTKRLFNWANEVSLYEGINPSSKIKLPKLNNERTECLTREEIARLWQVLGAWPNPRFALLVKFALLTGLRRGEILKLRWRDLDLENGFVALRDTKGGKDTTLPLSVDALEVLSHAKELLPFPQCEWVFPNRKGDKRSWLGNSWERVKAKAGLCPDFRFHDLRHTFASHLASSGKVTMYTLQKLMTHKTPQMTMRYAHLFDQTLRDGVNILGESLTKRSKRRQAT